Genomic window (Verrucomicrobiota bacterium):
TGCTTGTAGGCGTCGCGTTCGGCCGGATTCTGAAAAAGATCTTTGCGGACGAACAGGACCAGCACGTCGGTTTCCTGCGGTAAAGCCACCTTGTGACCCGAGTTGTCCGGGTACTCCATATAAGAGCTCACCAGCACGGGGTGGTACCATTCCGGGTTCAAGTCCGGGTTTTGCTTGATGGTGTCATCCAGCTTCACGATCCAGCCCGGCTCGGTAAATGCCCCCAACCATTGGCTGTCGCTGACAATCAGCGAGTACTCGTTCGACTTGGTGGCAAGCGACGACGCCGCTTTCTGAAACAGCGTGGAAAACGGGGCATCGGCGTAAGTGAAACTGACGTGGTAGCCGTACTTCTCCGCCGCGTACTTCGCGAATTCCGGAGCCATGTCGACCGGGAGTTTGCTCGGCAGCCAGCCCGCCACGCCGAGTACGGACAACCTGATCGTTTTACCTTTGAGATCCAGGCGCTGTCCTTCTGCCCGGCTGGATGCCGGCAGCGCGCACAGGCTGCAAAAAATGAGCGAAGCTAAAAGGTGTCGGGTGGTCATGGCGGGGAACTTTGGTGGATGCACGACCCGCACGCTTGATACGGGTAGGCTTATGGACGCGCGAATGTAGAGGGATGCCCTTGAAAGTCAAGGGACGGCGGCCGGTTCTCGCCCCTGAGTTGCACATTTGCTCACCCTGCGGGTAGATGCTCGTGGGGATCGTCACGCCAATTTCTTGGGCGCGATTCCCACCAGGATCGAGCCGGCAACCCTCACGCGCCCTGGCGGGCTAATACATCGGTTCTGAGGCTTGTCGAGCTGTCTTTGCCCCGGAGTGTCCTGGTCTCGGCAGCGCCGCACCGGCGGGCACGAAAACGAGGAGCTTTTTTGGATTATCCGCTGGACTCTTTCGCATCTTCGGATGACGAAAATTGCGTGATCCCCGCCCGCTCCCGTTGCCCCTGGTGTAAAGTCGATGATCCGTTATACCTCTCATACCACGATGAGGAATGGGGGGTGGCCGATTACGACGGGGGGCACCTGTTTGAAATGCTGGCCCTCGAGGGCGCGCAAGCAGGGTTGAGTTGGCGAACCGTGCTTCGAAAGCGTGCGCATTACCGGAAGGTGTTTTGCGGGTTTGATCCCCACGCCCTCAGCCAGTGGACGGATGCGGAGATCGCCAACGCCCTGCGGGACCCCGGGATCATTCGCAACCGCCAAAAGGTGGACAGCGTGATCAATAACGCGCGGGTGCTCATGACGCAGTTTGGAGGCGATCCCGATCGGTTTGCGACATTTCTCTGGGCTGCGGTGGATGGCAAGCCCATCCAGCACGCCTTTCAATCAATGGGCGACGTGCCCGCGCGCGACCCGGCGAGCGACCGGCTTTCGGCTGAATTGCGCCGGCGCGGTTTCCGGTTTGTCGGATCCACGATCTGCTACGCGTTTATGCAGGCAGTGGGCATGGTCAACGATCACCTCGTTACCTGTTTCCGTTATGACGAGGTACGGCGGCCAGGCTAGGCATAACTGCTCCAAGCGCCAACCTCTACCGGTTGCCCCTGCGTCCGCCCCATCCCTGCGGCCGCTCGGAAGAAGTCCGATGCGGCATTCATGATCCCGGTCCGGCGTTCGGCCAACGCAACGCCGCATCGAAAAACGAAAGCAGGGGGATTCCCTCCAAAAGGCATGCGGAACAGTCCATGAAGTTGTTTCCCCCGTTGCCGGCGCTGGTTTCTTTCCTGCAGCCGACCGCACGACGCTTGGCGCTGACGGGCGGATTCACGTCCGTTGCGTTGGGGTTAAGCCTGGTGAACGCAGCGCCTGTCTCGCAGACATCAACCGGCGGATGCCCGCACACCATCACTTACGATCGTTACTCGCTCAAAATAGACGGGAAGCGCATCTTCCTTTACTCCGGCGAAATCCACCCGTTCCGTCTGCCGAGCCCATCCCTCTGGCGGGACGTGCTGGAAAAAATCAAGGCAGCCGGCTTCGACGGTATCTCCGTCTACTTTGACTGGGGCTACCACTCCCCGTCACCGGGGACGTATGACTTCACCGGCATCCGCAACGTGGATTACTTCCTTGAGCTTGCGAATGAGGCGGGCCTGTACGTGATCGCCCGGCCGGGACCCTACATCAATGCCGAAGTCGACGCCGGGGGATTTCCCGGCTGGCTGATTCGACTTCCCGCCAGCCTCAGGAGCACAGATCCGCGCTACCTGAGGTGGGCGTATGAATGGATGGAACGCATCGACGTCATCATCGCGCGCCATCAACTTACCAACGGAACCGGCAGCGTGATTGCCTACCAGGTTGAGAACGAGCTTTACGACACTTCAACCAACGGGCAGCAATACATCCAGGACCTCCAGAATAAGGCGCGCGCCGACGGAATTGTCGTCCCGTTTACATTCAATGAACCTACCCTCGGGGCGACGCTTTACATTACCGGACTCGGTGCCGTGAATCTCCCCGGCTTTGACAGCTACCCGCAAGGCTTCGATGCCTCAGACGCTCAAAAATGGTCGCAGGTTCCCGACTTCACGGTTAATCGGCCGCTGCTGCAAAACAGCCCGCTTTTCTCTGCGGAGCTCCAAGGAGGAAGCACGGACGTCTGGGGCGGCCCGGGCTACCGGAATTGTTATGAATTAACCAACGCCAACTTTGAGGGCGTGTTCTACAAATCCCTCATCGGCCAGGGCCTCACGATGATCAACTTCTACATGACCTGCGGCGGGACCAGTTGGGGATGGTTGCCTTATGACGGCCGGGCGAATTCATTCATCACCGGGGTCTACACCTCGTATGATTACGGCGCGGCGATCGGCGAGCCTCGGGTGCTCACCGGCAAATACGCGGAACAAAAGCGCATCGCTCACCTGCTTCGAGCCGTCGCCCCGATCAGTGAGACCGACCCGGTGAGCTCGGCCCCTGCGCCGACGAACGCCGCCCTTTTACAGTACACGCGAAGGAATCCGGAGACGAACACCTTTGTCTACGTGTTGCGCCATGCGGATGCCACCTCAACGACGGACGAGCGCACCCATATCACGGTCCGGACGCCCGACGGTGACTACGCTTCGGTACCGCAGCAACCCGGGGCCGCCATCGAGATCGCCGGCCGCGAGGCGAAACTCTTGCTGGCCAACTTTGCCCTGAAGCGGGGCCACCTGGTCTACTCCACCTCGGAATTGATGACCGAGGCGGACACGGGGGACGCCGATTACGTCGTTTTGTATGCACCGGCCGGCCGGCAAGGTGAAACCGTGCTGCGGTTCAACGCCCAACCCACCATCAAGGTGTTGGCCGGCAGCGTGGATTCGTCCTACGATCCGTCGAACGGGGACCTCCGGCTGAATTACGTCCACGGCGGGCTGGCGAGGGTGCAGGTGATCGGGCCGGCGGGAACTCTGTCCCTGCTCGTCGCCGATTACCCCGCCAGCGCGACCTTTTGGGAGCGTGATCTGGGCGGTCGCCAAGTGCTGGTGTCGGGCGCTTACCTCGTCCGCAGCGCAAAGATCATAGGCAATACCCTTAAACTGACCGGTGATCTGGACGCGGCGACCACGCTCGAGCTGTTTGTGCCCGAATCGGTGCGTCGCGTGGCCTGGAACGGCGTGGCGGTGGAGACCCGGCGCACGCCTTATGGGACCTTAACCGCAAGCCTGTCCGGCCCGGTGGCTGCCCGATTGCCGGCCCTTACAGGGTGGAAGTTCCAGTTCGAATCGTTCGAACGGGACGCCGATTTCGATGACTCACGCTGGGTGATGGCCAACCACCTCACGACGAATAATCCCAACCCGCCCGGTAGCCTACCCGTTCTCTATGCAGATGATTACGGTTTCCACCATGGCCATATCTGGTACCGGGGCCATTTTAGCGCCACCGGACAGGAGACTGGGATCACCCTGGACGGTGAAGGCGGTGTGTACGGGAGTTATGCGGTTTGGCTCAACGGCACCCTGCTCGGCACCCAGCCCAGCGGCCAGCGCACGTTTGGCTTCCCCCAGGGCGCCCTTAAGCCAAACCAGAATAACGTCGTCGCGGTGCTGGTCATGAACATGGGCCATAATGAGTCGTTCTTGCCCTTTGAGGCGGGGGCCAACACCGTCTGCGATCCGCGGGGTATCAAAACGGCCATCCTGCAGGGTACCGCCACCGG
Coding sequences:
- a CDS encoding DNA-3-methyladenine glycosylase I, with translation MPARSRCPWCKVDDPLYLSYHDEEWGVADYDGGHLFEMLALEGAQAGLSWRTVLRKRAHYRKVFCGFDPHALSQWTDAEIANALRDPGIIRNRQKVDSVINNARVLMTQFGGDPDRFATFLWAAVDGKPIQHAFQSMGDVPARDPASDRLSAELRRRGFRFVGSTICYAFMQAVGMVNDHLVTCFRYDEVRRPG
- a CDS encoding beta-galactosidase — protein: MKLFPPLPALVSFLQPTARRLALTGGFTSVALGLSLVNAAPVSQTSTGGCPHTITYDRYSLKIDGKRIFLYSGEIHPFRLPSPSLWRDVLEKIKAAGFDGISVYFDWGYHSPSPGTYDFTGIRNVDYFLELANEAGLYVIARPGPYINAEVDAGGFPGWLIRLPASLRSTDPRYLRWAYEWMERIDVIIARHQLTNGTGSVIAYQVENELYDTSTNGQQYIQDLQNKARADGIVVPFTFNEPTLGATLYITGLGAVNLPGFDSYPQGFDASDAQKWSQVPDFTVNRPLLQNSPLFSAELQGGSTDVWGGPGYRNCYELTNANFEGVFYKSLIGQGLTMINFYMTCGGTSWGWLPYDGRANSFITGVYTSYDYGAAIGEPRVLTGKYAEQKRIAHLLRAVAPISETDPVSSAPAPTNAALLQYTRRNPETNTFVYVLRHADATSTTDERTHITVRTPDGDYASVPQQPGAAIEIAGREAKLLLANFALKRGHLVYSTSELMTEADTGDADYVVLYAPAGRQGETVLRFNAQPTIKVLAGSVDSSYDPSNGDLRLNYVHGGLARVQVIGPAGTLSLLVADYPASATFWERDLGGRQVLVSGAYLVRSAKIIGNTLKLTGDLDAATTLELFVPESVRRVAWNGVAVETRRTPYGTLTASLSGPVAARLPALTGWKFQFESFERDADFDDSRWVMANHLTTNNPNPPGSLPVLYADDYGFHHGHIWYRGHFSATGQETGITLDGEGGVYGSYAVWLNGTLLGTQPSGQRTFGFPQGALKPNQNNVVAVLVMNMGHNESFLPFEAGANTVCDPRGIKTAILQGTATGTLSWRIQGNRGGERVIDPVRGWFNNGGLYGERHGWYLPLFNDERWATVDLPDRWVNRQLPAGVGWYRTTFNLNLPAESDVPIGINIADPTSLPYRALIFVNGWQMGIYANELGPQRTFPIQPGILNPHGVNTIAIAVWGEEGSAGGTDSSGGLGKINLVKYGNFKGGVPVTVVPAPLILP